The Musa acuminata AAA Group cultivar baxijiao chromosome BXJ2-5, Cavendish_Baxijiao_AAA, whole genome shotgun sequence genomic interval CTAAATAAAAGAAAAGGCTAAGGGGATTCTTCAGTTGTAATCATTCCACCATAAAGCAAACAACCCTTTTGAGTGTGTTATCACATTAAAGTAGATGCAAACACTAGTGTCTAAAGCATCAACTACAAGTTTTGGATCAAACTATTATCTTCCAGACGAGCATAATATCTCCTTGCACCGCCTGGATTCTGCCTCTTAAGTTTATGGGTTGGCGTCTGCAGCAATGATGCACGGTGCTATAGAGCTCCAACTGGAGGGACCATTAGCCATGAATGCTAGCTTCGAAGTGAAGTGTCGTTCGTGGTCCCTGATCCATCTGTCGCGAGTTGACGATGAGTCGATGCTGCTTGTTGCTGCATGAGGCGATCATGCATGGATGCGGTCCACCAAATCGTATCGACGAGGGTGAGCGCAGATCATACATATGTCATTCCTGTTATTGATTGTTAGCTCTCTTCGAGAAAGTTTCATGTAGTCATGCGTGGTTTAAATTCCATACTGCATTCAATGCGCTGGAATGAACTGTGGCAGAAATCCAAGAAATGGCGTAAGCAAAGTTTTGATCAAACTAACTCCTCTTAGTGAGGCTACATATCTATCACTTGAGAAGTTGTCTCGTATGAGATGTGATGAGTAGAACACATTCGAGCAAACTAGGATTCAAGGTAGGTTTGGACTTTGGGGTTTGAGGGTGAGGGAGTACTTGGCATCTGTACCACCTGCATGGGGATGGAAGCAGTCAAGAAAAAGGACCATAGAGAAACAAAAGTACGTTTGGTGGCATGCGCACATCCACATGTCTCCGACAAGCAAGCTGCCAGTCCTCTGACTTGGCATTTACCTGCTCATCTGGGCCACCTCTGTCATGGTTTACCCCCACAGCCATGGACTCGAAAGAGATCATCCATTGGAAGCTTTGAATGCCCCCTCGTGCACTAATGAATGAGGTCAATAGGGACGTGGGGTTGTAGGGTTTGAATACCAATACCCCTAgcaaggcagagagagagagagagagacgacagTGGGAAATGGAGTCAGAGGCAAGACAAGGGAGGGCTGGTTTCGGCTGACACCACCTCGTGTCATCTCGAACACCGGGAAGAAAGACCTAATAAACTCAAAAAGCTAGAGAACAAAAGATACACCTGTGAGGAGTGAAGAATTCTCAGTGCAAGTCATCTCTCTTCCCCACTTGGTTTTTTCTGCATCTTGTATCCATAATAGATCTATTACACTTTGCATAAATCGTAAATGCATGAAGAACACCAAGTGGGAATATTAGACAAACCCTCAAGTTCAAGTTTAAGCAGTTCTTCTCATGGTAAGAATCTTCATTTGAGTCTCACCAACAATAAGAATTCCCGAGGCTTGCATTTCTCTCTCATCAGTACTGCCTAAGATGGTTTCTTGGGACTTAAAAGATGAGTGTTGTGGAACCCAAGAACATAAATTTGGCAGACGAAGTGCCTTTGACCAATATGCGTAGAGTCAAATGCCACAACTCCACACTCAACCAGCTATGATCTCTCTTTtttgcctttctcttcttctctctttttcatGCAGCCTCATGCATGCACCAGTGGGAGCCCACGTCAAATCAGTGGATTTATGAGACACCAAAGGGTTTTGTAGACTGATATGACATCCTGTTGTCCATATCATATCCCCCGCCCCCCTCACCAACCCCTATGAATTGATTTGAGTGGTCGTGGAGCCGGAGACTATAATTTGATCCTTTCATTCCTTGCCCAGCCATTGCCTACCTTGGAAGGAATGTTGATTAGCCTGCAGGTCGATGCTTCTACCATTCTTGAGGATGCATCAGGAATACGTTGTTTTCATGTAGATGATCATCCGCCATGGTGTTGTAACGCCAACAACTGAAGAGGATTCACAAGAGATCAACTTGCGATGGGGACAACTTTAAAATCAATCTAGTGTCTTAAATATCTTCTTTGGTTAACtcaaagctatcaacttttgatcTGTTCCTGTTTTTAATACTATCAACTTTTGGTTAACTCAAACCTACTTTTCCTTGCACTACCCAAGGCTTATTTCTCGCACCTTTTGGCTCCACTCTCCTTTCCTCTTGCAGCAGAGCCTTATATTGTATTAAATCAGCAAACTAACAATCCACTTCAGCTCAAATCGAGCTGGttaaaaggaagagagagagagagagagagagagagagagagatattaaTTGGAGTAGCTCTTGCAGAGGGAGTGAGGGATCAACAAGAAGGGGGAAAAAAAGCTGAGTGATGTAGATGCTGTGGCATTGTTTTGTGAGCCATCTTAATGGGGGCTAaggtggacctatctgtcctacaATCACTGCAACTCGTGCGGCTCTTTGAATAACTCTCTGCCCATATAGAACAATGCTCCAAGGGCACCATAAAATATGATGTGAACAGGGGAGAGCTCAGAGCTGGTCGGAGACGATGAGTGAGTTCAAGAATATAGCCTCTCACAATGGGCATCTTCGATAATCAAATGAAGTAAGTGAAGATTAGATCCAAATGCATTGTAAGAACCTCCTGAAGAAAGAATTAATCGCTTGTGAGGAGCTTTTCTACAGAGGCTTCAAACATTTCTTAGAATGAGATAATGTCTCTCAACTCACAACATAGCAAGCAGATCAGAAGCTAGAATGTTAGGCTCCCATTCCCCTCCTCTACGAGTGTGTACAAAGTCTGGCTATACCGCACCCCCCAAGAGTTAAGAAACCTAGCTAGATGCTAGTCTAGCTTGATATCATTTCTTAGGCTTCTGAAAAGCCAATTCAACCCTGCAGTAACAAGCTGCCAAAAGCCTGTTTGCTTTTCCTGTCGTGCTGGTATAAAGATGCCTCCTCGGTTCCACCCAGGAGAGTTGCAAGGCTTCTTGTGATGAGAATTGGCCTGGCAGTGTGTGATGGAGGGAGGGCTGCTCTCTGCTCTTCTCCTGGGATCCATTGTGATGTTGGTTGTGGTGTTGAACCATTTCCTTCCCTTGTTACTGAATCTTGGAGCTGCTCCAAGGGGGAGCTTCGGATGGCCTTTGTTAGGCGAGACCTTGAGGTTTTTGAGCCCACATGCTTCATATGCTCTTGgaagtttcttagaagaccattgTTCTAGGTAAATCTTCTTCTCGTATGACTGACTCTCCTTGCAAGACCAGACCTCTCTGATAAAGGAGACTGCAACACTCACTGTAGCATGCTCTTGCATGGCTATCgtctctttctcctccccaatCTCCCTTTCCTTCTCCCAGCAATCAATCACCATGGTGCCCTCTTCCTTTTCTCCGTATTTTTGTTTCCATTTGCGATAAGAAAGAAACTGTTCTCGAAGCATTTGCAATCTAAGTCGATCTATTGGGTTCTCTCACCAATGAGAGAAAAGACGCTCCTTTTCCGTAGTACGTATTGCATCTTAGATATCTCGAACACATTCGTTTTACCTACTTTTCAATGACGAAATATGGCATCTAATTCTGAACTTTCTTTTGCGAAAATGATATCTAATTTGTCAAGAACATTTACGTATGTGATGTGGTCATCTCCTTTATGGCTAAGCTGTTGTGTGTGGAAAGCTAAAAGTATTCGAGTGCATGCACCTCGCATGATGGTCAAGCAGTGTAAATGTTGCTGAGTAAATAACTTTACTCGAAGAAAGCAAGCCATGGGAAAGATTAGGTGACTGTAGACTCACCTGTGCAGGTATGGGAAGGTCTTCAAGTCGCAGCTCTTCTGTACCCCGACCATCGTCTCCTGTGACCAGGAGCTGAACCACTTCATACTCCAGAACGAGGAGAAGCTGTTCCAGTGCAGCTACCCGAGACCCATACATGGCATACTGGGCAAGTCTTCCATGATTGTGGTGGTAGGTGACACCCACAAGAAGCTGAGAAACCTGGCCTTGACACTGGTCACCACCACCAAGGCAAGAGCTGGATATCTCAATGATATAGAGAGAATCGCTCTTCGAGTCATGGGCTCATGGAAGGACAAGAAGAGGATCTTCTTCTGTGAGGAGGCCAGAAAGGTTAGAACACAAGCTTCGTAACATGGGCACCTGCTACTGGTATGCAAGTCTAATGCTTTGCATTCTCTTTACACAGTTCACTTTCAGTGTCATAGTGAAACAAGTCCTCGGGTTGTCACAAGATGAGCCACAGACTGCAAAAATTCTTGAGGACTTCCTGACTTTTATGAAGGGTCTCATTTCTTTTCCCCTCTACATCCCAGGAACCTCGTATGCCAAAGCTGTTCAGGTGTGTCTTCTTTGCTTTCTTTCATGTCTTGTCTCAAGAGTAATCTCATCACCATTTGTTCACTCCAACTCTATGTTTACAGGCTAGAGCTAGGATTTCTTTAACTGTGAAAGCCATactagaagaaagaagaaagaatggAGGGGATTCCAGTCAGAAGGGTGACTTCCTTGATGAACTCCTATCAGTTGGTAATTTGTCTGAGGAGGAAAAGGTCAGTTTCTTGCTGGACTCCTTGCTGGGTGGCTATGAGACCACCTCCCTGCTGATGTCAATGGCTGTTTACTTTCTCGGGCAATGTCCATCAGCTCTGGAGCAGCTCAAGGTATGATTTTGTGGTGTTACAGGTATTTTTCTCATCAAACGTAGCTGTTTAAAGCACCCTTTTCTTTTGTATTGCTTATAGTCAGAACACCAGTCCATTAGAGCCAACAAGAAGGATGAGTTCTTGAACTCAGAAGGCTACAAGAAAATGGAGTTTACCCAACATGTAAGTGAGAAGAGCCTCCTTTCCAAGATTAAATTATGCACCATCTGCTGGAGTAATTGGTGTGGGTGTGTCCTTTCAGGTCATAAATGAGACTTTAAGATGTGGAAACATTGTTAAGTTTGTTCACAGAAAGGCTCTCAAGGATGTCAGATACAAAGGTGTCCTTCCACTTGTGATTTATATTATTACTCCTTCCTATATGGTCTTCACATGACTCTACATGCAGTAGATCATCATcctttgcaaatgctttattgccTGTCTTAATCTCTTTCTGACGAACAACCTTTGTGTGTTTTCTTGGCAAGAGTATCTGATCCCATGTGGCTGGAAGGTCCTGCCCGTCCTCAGTGCAGTACATTTAGACTCTTC includes:
- the LOC103983905 gene encoding cytochrome P450 724B1; the encoded protein is MEGGLLSALLLGSIVMLVVVLNHFLPLLLNLGAAPRGSFGWPLLGETLRFLSPHASYALGSFLEDHCSRYGKVFKSQLFCTPTIVSCDQELNHFILQNEEKLFQCSYPRPIHGILGKSSMIVVVGDTHKKLRNLALTLVTTTKARAGYLNDIERIALRVMGSWKDKKRIFFCEEARKFTFSVIVKQVLGLSQDEPQTAKILEDFLTFMKGLISFPLYIPGTSYAKAVQARARISLTVKAILEERRKNGGDSSQKGDFLDELLSVGNLSEEEKVSFLLDSLLGGYETTSLLMSMAVYFLGQCPSALEQLKSEHQSIRANKKDEFLNSEGYKKMEFTQHVINETLRCGNIVKFVHRKALKDVRYKEYLIPCGWKVLPVLSAVHLDSSLHGNPQEFHPWRWEGYNQTSTKKFTPFGGGPRLCPGSELAKVEVAFFLHFMVLNFRWKLEGEEDIPMAYPYVEFPRGLPLEIEPVPSEY